The following are encoded in a window of Physeter macrocephalus isolate SW-GA chromosome 9, ASM283717v5, whole genome shotgun sequence genomic DNA:
- the IZUMO3 gene encoding LOW QUALITY PROTEIN: izumo sperm-egg fusion protein 3 (The sequence of the model RefSeq protein was modified relative to this genomic sequence to represent the inferred CDS: inserted 2 bases in 1 codon), translated as MVDGSLGQGQENVPWNEGGRGKEIGDLRLLLLLPLSLAAFHGVKGCLECDXKFIEDIKSLLVKLVPSEVPGQTHLLERQIKEMICLSFKVSHRDKMLWVLAVQKVVNLRTWLKNELYKLSNETWKGALILQVKLLDIRQNLESKLKELLKNFSEVACSEDCVMTEGPILDCWTCLRITTRCFKGEYCAEDDPKKAENEEIALFLILLAEGVILGGALLPFHFCISHRRRMKAIRRSLKKYLEKKLEELMGIMDEKEKDFGGRK; from the exons ATGGTAGATGGGTCACTAGGTCAAGGTCAAGAAAATGTGCCATGGAATGAG GGGGGTCGGGGCAAGGAAATAGGGGACCTGCGGCTGCTCCTGCTCCTGCCCCTGTCCCTGGCAGCCTTCCACGGGGTCAAAGGCTGTTTGGAATGTGA CAAGTTCATCGAGGATATTAAGTCCTTGCTGGTAAAGCTGGTACCCTCAGAAGTCCCTGGCCAAACTCATCTGCTTGAACGGCAGATTAAGGAGATGATCTGTTTAAGCTTCAAGGTCTCCCACAGGGACAAGATGCTTTGGGTGTTGG CTGTTCAAAAGGTTGTCAATTTGAGAACATGGCTGAAGAATGAACTTTATAAACTGAGCAATGAAACATGGAAAG GTGCCCTTATCCTTCAAGTCAAGCTTCTCGATATCCGCCAAAACCTGGAATCCAAACTGAAAGAACTATTAAAGAACTTCTCTGAAGTTG CTTGTTCTGAAGATTGTG TCATGACTGAAGGTCCTATCCTGGATTGTTGGACCTGTCTTCGCATCACCACTCGGTGCTTCAAAGGAGAATATTGTGCAG AAGATGATCCAAAGAAGGCTGAGAATGAAGAGATTGCACTATTTCTGATATTACTAGCCGAAGGTGTAATATTGGGAGGTGCTTTGTTACC ATTCCATTTTTGCATCTCTCATCGGAGGAGAATGAAGGCAATACGAAGGTCATTAAAGAAATACTTGGAGAAGAAACTTGAAGAATTAATGGGGATAATGGATGAGAAGGAGAAAGATTTtggaggcagaaaataa